The Paraburkholderia sp. FT54 sequence GCTCGGAGCTGACCCATATTCGTATCTGTCGCTCGGAGCCAATCTGCGCGAGCGCCTCGAGATCAACAACGCGCCTCTATTCGGCATCGGCTCGGGACAGCCGGATACCTACGTAATCCAGCGCGCGCAGGTCAGTGCGGATGCGCGAATTGGCCCGTACCTTCAATTCTTTGCGCAACTCGAAGATGCCAGGCCGTTCGGCAAGGATATGGTGACCCCTGTTGACAAGAATCCGCTCGATCTGGAACAGGCCTTTGTTGCGTGGGTCAGTCCGCTTGGGCCCGGAACACTGAAATTCCGCGTCGGCCGCCAGGAAATGGCATTCGACCTTCAACGGTTTATTTCCGTTCGCGACGGTCCGAACGTACGGCAGGCGTACGACGCTATCTGGGCCGATTACGAGTATCAGAAATGGCGCTTCATCGGTTACCTGACCCAGCCCGTTCAGTACCGCGACGTCACGGTATTCGACGACACGTCGAATAGCCATTTGACCTTTAGCGGCGTGCGTTTCGAACGGCAGGGCGTTGGGCCTGGAGACCTGTCTGGATACTATTCGCTTTACACCCGTGACGGTGCACACTTCCTTGATGCGCAAGGCGATGAGCATCGCAACGTGTTTGACCTGCGATATACGGGAAAAATCGCAGCCACGGATTGGGACTTGGAGTCGATGTACCAAACGGGCCACGTCGGCGACAAACCGATTGCTGCATGGGCGGTGGGCTCGCTGCTCGGCTACACGCTCGATTCGCCCTGGAAGCCGCGCTTCGGTGTGCAGGTCGATGCGGCATCCGGTGACCGCCATTTGAACGACAGCCGCGTCGAGACCTTCAATCCGCTTTTCCCGAACGGTTATTACTTCACGTTGGCGGGCTACACGGGGTATGCCAACCTCATCCATGTGAAGCCCTCGATTACCCTCAAGCCGTCCAGCAAGCTGGCCTTGTTATTCGCCCTCGGATTCCAATGGCGGATGAGCACGAACGACGCCATTTACCAGCAGGGAAGTGCTGTCGTCCCGGGTACCGCTGGCCACGGCACGCGATGGACCGGCGCCTACGCACAAATACGTGCTGACTGGACCGTGGCGGCCAACCTGATTGCATCCGTTGAGGCCGTTCATTTCCAGGTCGGAGACTCCGTCCGCGAGCTGGGCGGGAGCAACGCCGACTATGTTGGGCTGGAGCTGAAGTATGGTTGGTAGCGTCGCGCGGGAGAAGGTTCGGGCGCCGTATCACGCGGAAGAAAAGCATGCTTCAGGATGGCAGTCCCGGTAGCGCTCGTTCTCACAGAGTTGCCCAACGATAATGTCCAGTTCTTCAGCTACCTGCTTGATGGCAGGCGCGCGCGTGCTGACCAGGCTCGCTGACCGCGTGGCATATTCTCCCGCACTCGCGCTGCTGGTTGGCGGATGTCGCGCATTCCTTATTGGCGGGCATTCTCCCGAAATCGACCCCG is a genomic window containing:
- a CDS encoding alginate export family protein; this translates as MQLAAYIGIAVAGLALAFCEDTRADNEGQPSQQTGTPTETCDAKRPVVMFNRWQEDWSVLKNPCVPRKPLDSLKYIPLGADPYSYLSLGANLRERLEINNAPLFGIGSGQPDTYVIQRAQVSADARIGPYLQFFAQLEDARPFGKDMVTPVDKNPLDLEQAFVAWVSPLGPGTLKFRVGRQEMAFDLQRFISVRDGPNVRQAYDAIWADYEYQKWRFIGYLTQPVQYRDVTVFDDTSNSHLTFSGVRFERQGVGPGDLSGYYSLYTRDGAHFLDAQGDEHRNVFDLRYTGKIAATDWDLESMYQTGHVGDKPIAAWAVGSLLGYTLDSPWKPRFGVQVDAASGDRHLNDSRVETFNPLFPNGYYFTLAGYTGYANLIHVKPSITLKPSSKLALLFALGFQWRMSTNDAIYQQGSAVVPGTAGHGTRWTGAYAQIRADWTVAANLIASVEAVHFQVGDSVRELGGSNADYVGLELKYGW